From one Acipenser ruthenus chromosome 21, fAciRut3.2 maternal haplotype, whole genome shotgun sequence genomic stretch:
- the LOC117428146 gene encoding GPI mannosyltransferase 3: MERTKKRWPFNRKSAFAEPVKLRKRKSKLYSQEDENSKYEKGFLGVNLSFVLFTVTFRLVNCFLVKTSFVPDEYWQSLEVAHNMVFKYGYLTWEWTEGIRSYSYPLFFASIYKILHLLNKDTVELLIWGPRLAQALLAALSDIKLYSLVKQLENENIAKLVYFSQLCSWFTWYCCTRTLVNTMETILTTVALYYYPFQGSKAQNSSKYLALVALAVVMRPTAVIVWLPLVSYHFWQEDTKLNLVLHHAMPVGLLTLGISTLVDRVFSGKWILVQLNFLKINVLQNVAVLYGSHPWHWYLTQGFPVVLGTHLPFFIHGSMLAPKRYRILLAAVIWTVLVYSLLSHKEFRFIYPVLSFCMVFCGYSLASLKTWKKPAVCFLVLSNLLPALYTGLIHQRGTLDVMNHIQQLCKESNSPTNTEVSVFFLMPCHSTPFYSHVHCPITMQFLQCPPDLTGNKSYIDEAEIFFSDPVRWLEAHFPNQTVLSTHLVFFEVLEKEISPFLERNSYVKTSEFFHTHVPEGRVGRNIFLYERQT; this comes from the exons ATGGAGAGGACAAAAAAACGATGGCCTTTTAACAGAAAATCTGCATTTGCCGAGCCTGTCAAACTGCGGAAAAGAAAATCTAAACTATACAGCCAAGAGGATGAAAATTCAAAGTATGAGAAAG GTTTTCTGGGAGTAAATCTCAGTTTTGTCCTGTTCACTGTCACGTTTCGTCTTGTTAACTGCTTTCTGGTCAAAACAAGCTTCGTTCCAGATGAATACTGGCAGTCTCTGGAAGTTGCCCATAACATGGTTTTT AAATATGGGTACTTAACCTGGGAGTGGACAGAAGGTATAAGGAGTTACTCTTATCCTCTCTTCTTTGCAagtatttataaaatattgcatCTTCTAAACAAAGACACTGTTGAGCTTCtg ATTTGGGGCCCTCGACTTGCCCAAGCACTTCTTGCAGCATTGTCCGATATAAAGCTGTACTCCTTGGTGAAACAACTGGAAAATGAAAATATTGCCAAGCTGGTG TACTTCAGTCAGCTATGTTCTTGGTTCACGTGGTACTGTTGTACAAGGACCTTAGTAAATACCATGGAGACAATTCTGACAACAGTTGCCCTCTACTATTACCCGTTTCAAGGTTCGAAGGCACAAAACAG CTCCAAATACCTGGCTCTGGTTGCTCTGGCAGTTGTTATGCGGCCAACTGCTGTTATCGTGTGGCTCCCTCTGGTGAGCTATCACTTCTGGCAAGAAGATACAAAGCTGAATCTCGTACTGCATCATGCCATGCCTGTCGG GTTATTGACTCTAGGGATTTCTACATTAGTTGACCGTGTATTTTCTGGCAAG TGGATCCTGGTTCAGCTGAACTTCCTAAAGATAAATGTTCTTCAGAACGTGGCAGTGTTGTATGGATCGCACCCATGGCACTGGTACCTGACTCAGGGCTTCCCTGTTGTTCTTGGGACACACCTACCGTTTTTCATTCATGGCAGCATGTTAGCACCGAAAAGATACAGGATATTACTTGCAGCAGTCATTTGGACAGTCTTGGTGTATAG CTTGTTGTCCCATAAAGAGTTCCGGTTCATTTATCCAGTCCTGTCTTTCTGCATGGTCTTTTGTG GTTACTCTTTGGCAAGCCTGAAAACCTGGAAGAAGCCAGCTGTGTGTTTCTTGGTTTTATCAAACCTTCTACCAGCTCTATATACAGGACTTATTCACCAGCGAGGTACCCTGGATGTAATGAATCATATTCAACAGCTCTGTAAGGAAAGTAATTCCCCTACCAACACAGAGGTATCTGTGTTCTTCTTAATGCCTTGTCATTCCACTCCATTTTACAG CCATGTTCATTGTCCAATCACAATGCAGTTTCTACAGTGCCCACCAGATCTGACTGGTAATAAAAGTTACATTGATGAGGCCGAGATTTTCTTCTCAGACCCAGTGAGGTGGCTTGAGGCACATTTCCCCAATCAGACTGTATTGTCCACTCATCTGGTGTTTTTTGAGGTTTTAGAGAAG GAAATAAGCCCCTTCCTGGAAAGGAACAGCTACGTGAAAACCTCAGAGTTTTTTCACACTCACGTCCCTGAAGGCCGTGTTGGAAGAAACATATTCCTATATGAGAGACAAACTTAA